From a region of the Triticum aestivum cultivar Chinese Spring chromosome 7D, IWGSC CS RefSeq v2.1, whole genome shotgun sequence genome:
- the LOC123164564 gene encoding epidermal growth factor receptor substrate 15-like 1, giving the protein MEAAFDAYFRAADLDRDGRISGQEAVAFFKGSGLPQPVLAQIWTYADKNRTGFLGREDFFNSLKLVTVAQSGRQLTPDIVKSALFGPAAAKIPAPRINIPTAAPQTNSVASPPQPTQALGPRQHTPVVNGSQGPPGSSLNPQVPQPGNLVRPPQPPSANTPQVPQQGHPVRPPQPPSANTPQVPQPGHPVRPPQPPNANIPPAQGIAPRPPVGGGLSGLNQAGSTTANLSTDWFSGKKSASPLGGTSQAPVRGASPQVNLGTVGIPTQSSTPAAQTPAITTSVKPNPTDLNILSSQPAVNDSKALVPLGNGSPSNSSFGVDPFSATPQPTQNSSFPHVSNGLPGSTAHGPAAGPHHPPKPMPPGPVQGISSLPSHTGQVPPNQPAPKQNQFNSIPSTPGPPSANIPGGQIPTNQKQFQAPWPKITQADVRKYMIVFIKVDRDRDGKITGEEARNLFLSWRLPREILRKVWDLSDQDKDGMLSFKEFCFAVYLMERFREQRPLPDVLPDGIWAEGISLPSTGQFAENPSGPAPHQSAGFASRAMQGPHPGMPPSSVKQQHRRPLHFDDDTTPTEPQKPKVPALEKHLVGQLSKEEQNALEAKFKEASDADKKVQELEKEILDSREKTDYYRTKMQELILYKSRCDNRFNEVSESMSADKREVQSLSAKYDERCKKVGDVASKLSMDEATFREIQAKKLEIYNSIVKLQKGDGDDEKLQERANQIQSELEELVKSLNEQCKRYGLRAKPTTLVELPFGWQPGIQETAAVWDEEWDRFAEDGFSIIKELTVEVEPPAVKESHPTVEDGKVSSNGVSTATSTEKEDSKTDKTAAAEQTVEPEATGSNGKAELAKNPPVSPAKKAKDGHTNEPSVTNADSPRAADSISNDGASDSPVRGDKTNNRHSWGPSFDHGDDNDSLWNFGDKDGENGDSDLFFGPGGLPPIRTGGSTSASAFGKEQKPMFDSVPGTPMEKPFFDSVPGTPLQKSVFDYSVPSTPMQNSSFDYSVPSTPMQKSLFDSSVPSTPMQRSLFDSSVPSTPMQKSLFDSSVPSTPMGNSFYDSFPSTPMQGSLFDSGPGRVESPTAGSTYGGGQQKGFFDSSVPSTPMYNSSFSPRYSEAGDDSSFDTFSQMDSFGAKDSTSFGQPRDSFSRFDSFGSSAELGGSNDAFGRFDSFRSNADQGGGSSFTRYDSMSSNADQGGGNNNSFMRYDSMSSNADQGGGNNSSFMRYDSMSSNADHDRSNTFARFDSMKSTDSHDQGYSFDDDDPFGTGPFKPSKPSTEASSPTRHGTDKWSAF; this is encoded by the exons ATGGAGGCGGCCTTCGACGCCTACTTCCGCGCGGCGGATCTGGACCGCGACGGCCGGATCAGCGGCCAGGAGGCCGTCGCCTTCTTCAAGGGCTCCGGCCTCCCGCAGCCCGTCCTAGCTCAG ATCTGGACATATGCTGATAAAAATCGGACTGGGTTTCTTGGGCGTGAAGATTTTTTCAACTCGCTTAAACTAGTGACAGTTGCACAGAGTGGCCGACAGTTGACACCAGACATTGTTAAGTCAGCATTATTCGGTCCCGCTGCTGCAAAAATTCCTGCTCCCCGTATAAATATCCCAACCGCAGCTCCTCAGACAAACAGTGTCGCTAGCCCCCCACAGCCCACTCAGGCATTAGGTCCTCGTCAACACACTCCAGTTGTAAATGGATCACAGGGCCCTCCTGGATCATCATTGAACCCACAAGTACCCCAACCGGGTAATCTTGTTAGGCCGCCACAACCTCCAAGTGCAAACACCCCACAAGTACCCCAACAGGGTCATCCTGTTAGGCCGCCACAACCTCCAAGTGCAAACACCCCACAAGTACCCCAACCGGGTCATCCTGTTAGGCCGCCACAACCTCCAAATGCAAACATCCCCCCTGCTCAGGGAATCGCGCCAAGGCCACCCGTAGGAGGTGGTCTAAGTGGGCTAAATCAGGCTGGTTCAACGACGGCAAATCTATCCACCGATTGGTTCAGTGGCAAGAAAAGTGCAAGTCCATTGGGAGGTACTTCGCAAGCTCCAGTTAGAGGTGCTTCTCCACAGGTGAACCTTGGCACCGTGGGAATACCAACACAGAGTTCAACTCCTGCAGCCCAGACACCGGCTATTACGACATCTGTAAAGCCAAATCCAACAGATCTAAACATTCTGTCTTCACAACCAGCTGTTAATGACTCCAAGGCATTGGTTCCCTTAGGAAATGGATCGCCGTCCAACTCAAGTTTTGGGGTTGATCCTTTCTCTGCAACTCCACAACCAACGCAAAATTCATCTTTCCCCCATGTTTCAAATGGCTTGCCCGGTTCTACAGCCCATGGCCCAGCTGCTGGACCTCATCACCCCCCTAAGCCAATGCCGCCTGGTCCTGTGCAGGGTATATCATCGTTGCCTTCTCATACTGGTCAGGTGCCACCAAACCAGCCAGCTCCTAAGCAAAACCAGTTTAATAGCATACCGAGCACTCCAGGACCACCGAGTGCTAACATCCCTGGTGGACAAATTCCTACAAATCAAAAACAGTTTCAGGCTCCATGGCCCAAGATCACTCAAGCAGATGTCAGGAAATATATGATTGTATTTATTAAGGTAGACAGAGATCGAGATGGGAAGATCACTGGTGAAGAGGCAAGGAATCTGTTTTTAAGTTGGAGGTTGCCAAGAG AGATCTTAAGGAAGGTGTGGGATTTGTCCGACCAGGATAAGGATGGGATGCTGTCTTTCAAGGAATTTTGTTTTGCTGTGTACTTAATGGAGAGGTTCCGAGAGCAGCGACCACTTCCTGATGTATTGCCAGATGGTATTTGGGCGGAGGGAATTTCACTACCCTCTACTGGCCAGTTTGCAGAAAACCCTAGTGGCCCGGCTCCCCATCAAAGTGCTG GGTTTGCAAGTAGAGCAATGCAAGGACCACATCCTGGAATGCCTCCTTCATCTGTGAAGCAACAACATCGAAGGCCTCTTCATTTTGATGACGATACTACGCCAACTGAACCACAAAAACCTAAGGTCCCAGCATTGGAGAAACATTTGGTTGGCCAGCTTAGCAAAGAGGAACAAAATGCACTCGAAGCAAAGTTCAAGGAAGCTTCAGATGCTGATAAAAAG GTTCAAGAGTTGGAAAAGGAAATACTGGATTCCAGGGAGAAGACTGATTACTATCGCACCAAGATGCAGGAGTTG ATTCTCTACAAGAGTAGGTgtgataacaggtttaatgaagtCTCAGAAAGTATGTCTGCTGATAAGCGCGAG GTTCAATCCCTTTCGGCCAAATATGATGAGAGATGCAAGAAGGTTGGAGATGTGGCATCAAAGCTATCAATGGATGAGGCTACTTTCCGTGAGATCCAG GCGAAGAAATTGGAAATTTATAATTCTATAGTTAAGCTGCAGAAAGGGGATGGGGATGATGAGAAGCTTCAG GAGCGGGCTAATCAGATACAATCTGAACTTGAGGAGCTAGTGAAATCTTTAAATGAACAGTGCAAGAGATATGGATTGAGAGCTAAGCCAACTACTTTAGTGGAGCTTCCTTTTG GTTGGCAACCTGGAATACAAGAGACAGCTGCTGTTTGGGATGAAGAATGGGATAGATTTGCAGAAGATG GGTTCTCTATAATCAAGGAACTCACAGTCGAAGTGGAGCCTCCGGCTGTAAAAGAAAGTCATCCTACTGTTGAAGATGGCAAAGTTTCTAGCAATGGGGTATCGACAGCTACATCAACAGAGAAAGAAGACAGCAAGACTGATAAAACTGCTGCTGCTGAGCAGACTGTAGAACCTGAAGCAACTGGTTCCAACGGCAAAGCAGAATTAGCCAAAAATCCTCCAGTTAGTCCTGCAAAGAAGGCAAAGGATGGGCATACTAATGAACCATCGGTAACAAATGCCGACTCACCACGTGCTGCTGATAGTATCAG CAACGATGGAGCATCTGATTCCCCTGTTCGTGGAGATAAAACCAATAACAGACATTCTTGGGGCCCATCTTTTGATCATGGTGATGATAATGACTCCCTATGGAACTTCGGAGATAAG GATGGTGAGAATGGTGATTCAGATCTATTCTTTGGGCCAGGAGGTCTTCCCCCCATAAGGACAGGGGGTTCTACATCTGCTAGTGCTTTTGGCAAGGAGCAGAAACCGATGTTTGATTCTGTCCCAGGCACTCCAATGGAGAAGCCATTCTTTGATTCTGTCCCAGGCACTCCACTACAGAAATCCGTCTTTGATTATTCCGTCCCAAGTACGCCGATGCAGAATTCATCCTTCGACTACTCTGTTCCAAGTACACCGATGCAGAAGTCACTCTTTGACTCTTCTGTTCCAAGTACACCGATGCAAAGATCACTCTTTGATTCTTCTGTGCCCAGCACGCCGATGCAGAAATCACTGTTTGATTCTTCTGTTCCAAGCACACCAATGGGGAATTCATTCTACGACTCTTTCCCGAGCACCCCAATGCAGGGTTCACTCTTTGATTCTGGTCCAGGCAGAGTGGAATCTCCTACGGCCGGGAGCACCTATGGCGGCGGTCAGCAGAAGGGATTCTTCGACTCTTCCGTTCCAAGCACGCCGATGTACAACTCCAGTTTCTCGCCAAGGTACAGCGAAGCCGGGGACGACAGCTCGTTCGATACCTTCTCCCAGATGGACTCCTTTGGCGCGAAAGACAGCACTTCGTTCGGGCAGCCGCGTGACAGCTTCTCACGGTTTGATTCCTTCGGGAGCAGCGCCGAGCTTGGTGGCAGCAATGACGCATTTGGGAGGTTCGATTCTTTCCGCAGCAATGCCGACCAGGGTGGTGGCAGCAGCTTCACGAGGTACGATTCCATGAGCAGCAACGCTGATCAGGGCGGTGGCAACAACAACAGCTTCATGAGGTATGACTCCATGAGCAGCAATGCCGACCAAGGCGGTGGCAACAACAGCAGCTTCATGAGGTACGACTCCATGAGCAGCAACGCCGACCACGACAGAAGCAACACGTTTGCGAGGTTTGACTCGATGAAGAGCACCGACTCCCATGACCAGGGCTACTCCTTCGACGATGACGACCCTTTCGGCACCGGGCCCTTCAAGCCGTCCAAGCCGTCGACGGAGGCCTCCAGCCCGACGAGACATGGGACCGACAAGTGGAGCGCGTTTTGA